ACATATCTCAATATTCTTTTTGCTACCTGCATATGTGATTGACGAGGAGCCTCCATGAATCGGCTGATCAAATTAACTCCAAATATGATGTCAGGTCTAGTAGCAGTCAAATAACGCAAACTCCCAATAGTTTGCTTATACCATGTGGGATTCACCAACTCTCCACTATCatcttttttcaatttcaatctcTGTTCAACAGGAGTTAAGATTGTATTGCAAGACTCCATCTTAAACTTCTTGAGAATCTCTCCAGCATAGTTTCTTTGTGAAATAAAAATTCCCTTCTCAGTTTGCACCACTTCAATGCCAAGAAATTAAGACATCATCCCCATATCAGTCATCTCAAAGTGAGATGCCAAAGCCTCCTTGATTTCTGCAACTAGCTTTGGATTGCTACCTGTAATAATAAGATCGTCCACATacaaacacacaataacaACATTTCCTTGCATATCAGATTTCACATATAAAGTATGCTCATATGGACATCTTCGGAACTCATTCTCCACAAAATAAGAAGCAATTCGGGTGTACCAAGCTCTAGGAGCTTGTTTAAGGCCATATAAAGCTTTTTTCAGCTTATAAACCTTCTCTGTATGGCCTTCTTTCACATAACCAAGTGGCTGCTCAATATATACTTCCTCCTCAAGAGTTCCATTTAAGAAAGCCTACTTAACAtccatttgatatattttccaACAATTAGCACCTTATATCTATGCAAAGCGAAAAGGTATTCATATTATAAATCTTACTAGAACTGCTCGGTTTTTATCAGAAGCTTGTGATTTGGTTTTTGATGCAGCAAGTAGGGGAAAACAATTCTTAATTGTCGGTACAGCAAGAGAAATAACCATTCTAACAGTATCAAGCCTAGCAACAGGAGCAAAAACTTCAAGATAATCAATACCTGGTTTTTGCTTGTAGCCTTTGGCTACCAATCTCGCCTTGAAGTGATCCACATCTCCATTTGGCTTGTACTTGGTCTTGTACACCCATTTGACTCCAATTGCTGTTTTTCTTTCCAGAAGTGAAGTGAGCTCCCATGTGTCATTCTTTTCAATTGCTTGAATTTCCTCATCCATTGCCTTGACCCAATGTTGTTGTCGACATGCTTCATCATAAGTAAGGGGGTCACAATCAGCATACAATGCAAAGTTGACAATATCTTCATCTGATGTGGTATCTCCATCTGATATGCGTCTCCTTCTAGTGTTCAACTCATAATCCTTCAAGTATGGTGGCAAGCGACGATCACGTTGAGGCCTTGCTGGTGCATCAACTGGAGGATCAACTTCTGCACCTTCTTGTGCTGGAGACCGAGCTTCTGGATTACCAACTATCTCACCATCTTCAATAAACTCATCCTGCAATGGAATTGATGCGGTTGGTCTGCCCTTCAATGCAGTAGATGTGGCTGATCCTTTTTCCTTAGAACTCCAACTCCACGCACTTTGCTCATCAAAAGTGACGTCTCGGCTAATAACCACCTTTTTTGTCACTGGATTGTAAAGCTTGTACCCTTTGTCACCATGCTATAGCCGATAAAGATGCACTTTTCAGCTTTATCATCAAGCTTCTTCCTTATCTTATCTGGAATATGAGCAAATGCGATGCATCCGAACACTCTCATATGCTGAATATTCGGCTTCTTACCACTCCACATTTCATATAGAGTAACTCCATCGATGCTTCTACTGGGAGACCTGTTCAAGATATACACGACACAAGAGATGGCTTCCGCCCAAAACTCTTTGGgcaaatttttaaatttcagcaTGCATCTCACCATATCCATAATGGCTCTGTTTTTTCTATCTACCACTCCGTTTTGTTGAGGTGTGTACCTGTCTGTCAATTGGTGCTTAATACCATTCTTCTTCAAGAATTCATCACATACAATGTATTCTGAACCTCGATCAGTTCTCAGCACCTTTATCTGCTCACCACTTTGCTTTTCAACATAAGCTTTGAACTCCTTAAATGTGTCACATGCCTCAGACTTgttcttcaacaaatacaccCATGCCTTCCTACTAAAGTCGTCGATAAAAGTGACAAAATATTTGCTGCCATCATATGAATGAATCTCAACTGAACACAAGTCTTGAGTGTATAATTTCCAGAGGCTTTTTAGCTCTTTGAGCTTCTCCTTTTGGAAAAGTGTCTCTATGCTTCTTTCCAAGAACACAAGTCTCACAAACTTGGTTTGGAACATGAATATGAGGCAATCCAGAGACTAAACTTCTTCTAGCTAAAGCATTCAAACTATTGAAATTTAAATGACCATAAAGCATATGCCATAACCAATTATCACCATCTAACATAGAAGCTAGGCAAGGTAACTTATCATACTGCATAAAATAATGGAAATAAGCGATTAGGAGTCATAGTTACTTGTGCTATTAGCTTCCGTCGAGAATCCTTGATAGTGAAAACTCCTCTGTAAATCCTCATGTCATAGCCTTTCTCTGATAATTGCCCCACACTCAGCAAAATGTGATTCAAGCTAGGCACATAATACACATCTGATATGGTGTTGTACATCCCATTCTTCAACTGAATAGCAATCTTGCCTTTCACCTTAGCCGGCATCCTTGTAGCATTCCCAAACGTAATCTCTGACTATATGGACTCATTCAGCTCCACAAACAACTCCTTATGACCAGACATATGATTACTGCAACTTGTATCCAAATACCATGTAATTTGTTCACCATTAGTGAAAGCACTGAAAGCCATCAACATAGTCTCCTCACTGTAATTGTTGTCCTCTGCAAGCTTGGCATAAAATCTCTTGTTCTCCGACCTTCTCAGGTTGCATTCATCCTTGTAATGACCATATCTATTACAATTGTAGCACTGGACATTCGATTTATCTCGTCCTTGACTCCAATGAAagcctcttcctcttcttgctTCAAACTTGCCATGTGAACTTCTCATGCAATTAAAATTCTGATTTCTCTTAGTTGAGCTTGACTCACCATGGGGCGACCaattcttctcctttttgaAGCTTAATTGAGTCTGTAATGCTTCTTCAATCACCATCTCCGATTTCTCATTCAGCCTTTGTTCATACGCCTGCAAGGAACTCATTAAATCATCCACCGTCATAGTATTGAGGTCTTGTGACTCCTCAATCGCTGTGACTTTTCCTTCAAACCGATCCGTCAAGGTTCGAAGAATCTTCTCCACAATCTGAAGCTCTTTGATGTCCTCCCCATTGGCTTTCATTTGATTGACAATAGCCAATGTTCTCGCAAAGTACTCGGAGAtgctttctttcttctccatCTGAAGAAGCTCGAATTGCCGCCGTAGAGTCTGCAATCTCACCTTCTTCACTTTATCTCGCCCAACATAAGTATTAATCAGACAATCCCAGGCCTCCTTTGATGTGGTAGCATGGGTAATCTTCTCATAGACCTCCGATTCAATTGCTCCAAAGATATACATCAGGGCTCTGCAATCTTTCTTCCTGTTTCGGATCAATTCTTCTCTAAGTTCCTGTGTGAGAGTTGCTTGGTCTCCTGGATCTGTAAATCCATTGATCACCACCTCTGTGTACTCCATGATCTTGAAGAAGAGCTCCATCTGTGATCTCCAATGCTGGAAGTTGCCTTTCCCATCAAATTTCCCGACTGGGCATTGAGGAAAATTGTTACCTCGATTTGCCATCGATCTCTTCCCTGCTGTGCGGACTGtacctgctctgataccaaatgtaGAAACTAAATGGAAGAGTAGCAATAATACACACAAGCAAATCAATCACAGAAACAATCTAACTAAGGAGCTAATCACACTCACACGCACAAGCACTCAAGGAATACTGGAGTAAGAGATGTTCTGCTGTATTCAACTAACTGAATCAAAAACAATACATAAGCCAcaaccttatatatatatatatatatatatatatatgaggggCTGAGAAGATAGTACATGATTAGTCTAGAGCTTAATAAAAGTCAAAGACACAATAATATACAGTAATATAACCAGAAGACTCCAGATTAGACTCAAATACACTAGATTAAGTTATAATTGTTAGAACACAGATTCAGTAAGTAATGGAATCAACTTAATCAACACCAGATGTTGTATAAAATAGCCTTTGATTTATACTTCTAATTACAGCAGTAAATTGAGTTTTAAGAacccaattccaattctataaATACATTAATATTACAActataaaatgaatttgaagaacACAATTTCAATTATATGAATACAGTAAtatcaatttcaattaaactgaaataaaaaagattgaaaacaaagaaactgaCTTGTTGATTTTAATAGAGGCTTGCTTGTTGCAATCTCCTAAAACAAAAATTCGCCCCAACACTTGTGCTTGTAGATCTTTGGACGTCTGTCTTGCAGGATACAATTATCGAATTCAATCGAAGCACTTCAATTGAATCCCTCGAAAATTCTACTTTGTGCTTCTCATAAATAttgagaaaagaagagagaggagaaaaTTGATTCACCATCTGCTTGGGTTTGTCATCCTTATATAGAGAATTGGTGATGCTTTGAAAGGGTATGACGAATCAGTAGCAAAGCTTCATTCACTTTAGTTGAAACCAAGAAGTCGTGTCCTTTTGTTCTCAAAAGACAcgtttgtttggtttgttcCATCTCCACAATTCATTTTTACCCAGAAATTCTCCAACAATAATAGGCTTAGTTTACATTCCAACACTAGCTAGGTttgtgttttgtgtttgtgtgagaAGTTCTGccttaatatatttatatcatcATATGTATGGATTGATTCAATCAGGATTCCTATGGATTCCTAGTTCCGCACATGATGTAGTTCATAGATCCTCAGGTACATCCTATCTTTTCCTGTTGTCTAAAGAAAAGGAAATCCAGTCCTATATATTGAGGTTTTCGCTAATCGCTAAGCTATATATTCTCATCAAACTCTCAGTTAATCACATAATTATGACAATGAAGTCTGATGCTTCCTCTCTCGTTCGTCTCAACATTGGAGGGACAAAGTTCTGCACCACTCTTGAAACCTTAACTCAACAAGAGCCCAATTCAATGTTTGCTGCAATGTTCAGCGGACGCCATACTGTGTGTCCGGCCGGACCCTGAAACTGGATGTGTTTTCATTGATAGGGACAACAAACATTTTCGACACATCCTCAATTGGTTAAGGGATGGTGTTGTTCCTGCATTAGAAAGCTCCAAGTACTTGGAACTTCTTAGGGAGGCAGACTTCTATCAACTAACTGGTCTTAGAGATGGcagattttctcaaataaggagttccgcaccaatggttttggtgcggatttccatttttgaacTATTTTTCAgtcgaattttctcatctccaccgtctagtatctagataatattgtgtagatcatctctgcaaaatttcagacaatttggtgatcgttaaagtcctcaaaattgaaaaacaaatgggcggactgaattctgtcaaacatgaaccgttcatgtttttaacagaaaaacgcaaTCTTGAGggtcttaacgatcaccaaattggctgaaattttgcagagatgatctacgtaatattatctagatactagacggtggagatgaggaaattcgatcgaaaagtggtgcaaaaatggaaatccgcaccaaaacagtggtgcggacctccgcagccaAGACGGGCTGTAAGAGATGGAATACATGCTGTTTAAAATGATGATCAAAGCTTGGGTGCAGAACTGACGCGTACGGACATATTCAAGTGTGTACAGGCCAACAGGAGAATCAGGTTTCACGGTGTTAATCTTTCTGGCCTTGATCTATCTAAATTGGACTTTTTGTCATTTATAGGCTTCAGCCATGCTTGTCTAAAGAGTGTTCGTTTCAGAAACTGTGAAATTGGAGGTGCGAAATTTAACCACGCCGATGCTGAGGGAGCCATCTTTGACAATGCCTATCTAGGACATTCTGAATTTATAAGGGCAAATCTCCGTCATGCTTCATTTTTTGAGGCTGAGCTAGATTCCGGGAACCTGACAGGTGCATGTTTGATTCATTGTAGCTTTTATAAAGAAAGCTTGAATTATATAGATCTGCATGATACTGATCTGAAGGATGCTAATTTTGAGGCCGCTACACTGATATTGGCGAACTTGGAGAATGTCGAACTGAGCAATGCTAATTTTAAGAATGCGAATCTTGAAGGAGCTTGTTATGGAACTATGGGAGTGTTGACCACTTGAGGTGCCAGGGTGCAAGTCCAAAATGCATTAGGTCTGAAAGTTTACGTTCTTTGAAGAGATCTATACAGTACAACCCCTAGTTAGTGTATGTCGTGGATTCATATCCAAGCTAGTGGTTTAATGAGTCTTGGGAGTTTTAATTATCATGGTAAGTTGTGTGATTATGTGTACGTAGTTGAACACTACATTGTTGTTGAATCCAGGAATGATAAGGattaattcaatgattcatTGAGGAAACAGAGGTAAGATGCAATGCAACAATGAAATAAAACTGTGTGCTTTTGTCATTTTTAATTGAATCTGTTTGGACTGAAAAATGTATATACTGCTGAAACTTGTCACATTTTCCTTACCATACTAAAGAAAGACAGAAGTCAGCTAAGAAGACCTGCATGATACATGTAACTAACTGTGTGTACACTTCTTTCATTGTTGATCTTTATTTTTCTCCATTTCCTCTCTTACTTCTTCAATACTCAAGTAGATTAATCAGTGTGTTACATAATTGTGgttcaataaaacaatcttatGATGCGACAAATGGAATTCAGTATGATCTCAGCTTGAAAACATTGATTCTTAAATTCACTGCTTTTTCCCTTGACATAAAAAGCATGTAAAGTACAGGTAAGGGAAGCAAAGCTTTATACCTACAATTCCATTTCGACCCTGAAACACCTTAACAATTTTAACGACCTTTACCACTTTGGAAGGTTTCATTTGCCGGAGCATTACAACCTGAACACATGTAATAAAGGAAGAAAGGGCGAGGTGATTGCCTAAAAATGGTCAGTGAGTAGTAACGGTAGCAAATTTCCTCCACTTTTTTTGGTCCAAAGGGTATTCTCCTAAAGATTTGCTCAAATTTCATCCTCCTCGAAGGGATCTCGTTCTGGGTAGTCACCGACCTGAAATTTCAAACCCATATTGAAATCATGCAGTAAGTACAGACTACAGAACCTGCTAACAATAAAGAAACACTGCATACACTGTGATACAAATtacaaagttattgtttaatACCAACATGGGAAGATATGACAAATCAGGGTTATCCCCATACTTCTCTTCATGAATTATTATAAGCCAAAATGTGAATAGATCTTATGAAAGGGAAAACTGGCACATTCATATCCTCATCAAGCAACCAATCAAATCAAACTACAATATAATTCACATATATTCTTAAATGATAGAAAAGAATACGCACACAGAGAAAAAACTGTACGACATTTCTTTTCTAGGTTATAAGTGCATACATACCTTGACTTTGTCTGGTCGAACCACTGCGCCATGAAGAGGAGGGCAATTGAAATAACGAGTTCCTTTCACCCTGGGATATAAAAAGGAAGAGTCTCAAGATTCTCAACCAATATGTATTGCCAATTTTGATGATATTAATTCAAAATCTCTACTCATGCAGTCATGCTATAGTAAAATGCAACCAATCAGTATTATTATTTGATAGCATACCAAAAATCTCCTACTACAGACATTGATTTCAAGAGTGTGAGATGGAGAAATGAAAGATCTGAAGTAAAGAATACTCCAGAGTTATCAATGCCAGGAACAATTCCATGACATGAACATCTACAGACTGGCTATATCTTTCCTTTCGGAAAGTCACAGCCAGAACTTAACACCCCTACACATTTGAAGAAAATTTTAATATGAGAAAATGTTCCATTTTATAAGCAAAACATAACGGTTAAACTCCTAGTTATAGTAGTAGACTAACATCCTGTACTACTTTCACCAGGTATGCCAAGAGTTGAGTTTGAGAATTTACCATTACAGATAGAAATCTATCCTCtatatgaattcatgagaATAGAAACACTGGGACTCACACACTGCAGAGATATTGGGTACTAGtatatttatttcatattCTAGCTTGTAGCTTAGATTTTTTTAGGCTAATGCCAATCACAAGATAAGCACTTGTAATTGGCATCTGTTGTCTTAATGTCTTCACTTCAGAACACAACATAACAAATTAAAGCAGCTCAATTTTCACTCAAACTTAGTGCTGGCCACTAATTCCTCCATATTGAAAACATCGGCGGGAACAAGATTCAACTCCGGACCCAGAAGTCTAGTATTGAAGGATAGGAATAGAGATTATTCATTTCAGATCCAGTAGAAATTAAGAGCTACATCTTTCTCATCTTTTTTAATCAATGCATTATTACGAAGTCATGTACGTCAGTCCATATAAGGTTCTTCAACTCATAAACATAGAGGAAATGAAGAACAATAAGTAATTTACGAGCTCATTCTACCTACTATTATTTGATGCACTTAAGATAGTAAACAATTTAAGCTTTGTAATGACTTCTACCAGGGGGGATGAAGaataaaaaatttgataaaatcGGCCAATGAGAACCAAATTCACGCTCACTTACATGCCATCATGCTTTCCCAATGGTTCATCATATTGAACTCCAACCCAGAAACCAGGAGCCAGAGATTCAGCTTGGCCAACAAATTTAGCAATGCCTCTTTTATCCCCTGGTTCAACTTGACATCTATCTCCTACCTacaatatttaaaatttataaattattaaaaacaaataaaactgTGTTTACAATGTTTGAATAAAAAAGATCGTTGTATTCATACACTGAAGAAAATGGCTACTATATCTTGAGCATGACCCCACTAACCACAATTATGCTTGAAAATAAGAAGGTTGAAAAGTAAACAATGTTTTCGCTTCACCACCATTGAACAATACAGCTTAAGGAAGCAATGTCATGACACCACATAGATCATGCTGATACTGTCATGACACCACATAGATCATGCTGATACGAACAAGTCTATATTGGTCTGAGTAAGAGACAGCAACAGTATTATGCTAATCCGAAACATGGTTTCTAGCTTCTGTTGAGTGCATGCTATTCTTTACATCACTTTTTGTTTGGTCTTTCTTAATCATTTTCTAAACTATCACATGTATCTTTCCAAGGACCTAAATTCTTTCGTGATATTTCGAAATCTGTCAGGAACTGCAAATGGAAAAGAAatagagaaaattaaaaagagaagtTGACTGACCTTGATATTCGCACAGAGGTCTTCCATGTAGTTGTCTGGTATCTACAAAAAAGTTAAAGAAAAATTTATTACATCATGCAAGGCCGACTGAAAATTAAGTTCTATCGTTTTGAATCATAGTGAGCCAAGGGCGATGGCAACAGTTACGGTTAAACTCATTATACATCCCATATACATATCAAAGAGATAGAACGACAGACGCTTACCTTGTTATCAGGAGCTGATGTATTCTTAGACCCCAATCTGTCCTTAAACTTTCTAAAAGTGCCTGAATCACAGCGCAAAGAATGCCTTACAAAACAATACAACTAAAAAGACTCGTACTACTTTGTCCACATAGTCTCGAAACAAAAGTTGCATCACCTAAACACATCCTAAAATGAACACACAGTACTCCGAAAACGATGTGCAGTTAAAATTTACTCACAGAAACAGAGTAACAAAAATACATGTAGTTTCAAATTTGACGAAAATTTACCATCGCGCTTCTCATAAGCTTCCTGTGAAATAGTATACTTCTCCACCAACGACGTGTCCTCCAGCCACCCGCCAGAGGTCACCGACGACGGGTCCAGGTCTATAACATGTAGCCGGAACCTTTGAAATCAACAGTCACTCACACAAATCAGAAATCCAATCATACCGAAATCATAATCAGAAGTAAACAGAACGAGTCCTGACCCGTCGAGAGGGGAATAGAAGCCGAGAGGTCTGGAATTGTCGTCGAGATCGGCGAGCTTGGTGTTGGCGTCATCGTAGAGATGAAGAGACATGGAATTGACGGAGGTGCCGCATTTGCGCCAGAGCTTGTCTTTGACGGCCTCGACGGAGCTCTGAAGAGAGAATCGGATTTCCGCCGAGAAGGTTTTGAGGTTGGAATGCGTCACTCTTAGTAGCACCGACTCGTCCGTCTCGATCTTCTGCAGCAGAGAAGCCATTTCTCGCTATACTGGATCCGGGGTTAGGTAGTGGCCTGAGCACCGGAGCCGTCTCTGGTTTGGTTCTTCTTGTTTGAAAGGCAACAGAGGCGGTGTGATTGGCGACTGAGTTTATAGCGCTGCTTCCAAGTCGCAAATGGTCTGTATGATTTCGGGTATGGGTCCAAAACGGGTAATGTGGAGCTAGTTTTGGGTCCAACATAGTTTACTAGTGTAATTGCTTGGCTAAGCTAATTAAGTAGGTTAGTAACTACTAATTAACTAGTGAGTATCATGTCATAAGACAATTTTATTCTAGGGAAATTGGCTCCCAAATAGAGTACAGCACTCATTCtccggaaaaaaaaatagaggataGCACATTTGTAAGGATTTCCTATGAGAACATGATTGAGTATAGAGAATTAGAGATGCATTTTCTTTTATCTCGGTGACCGTTATCATACACTTTGATCCTTATTTGTATTTCGATAAGCATAGTGATGGGTATAAATTTGTTAGGTTGCTCCAATTATGATGAACTTCCTTTTGATTCGAAATCTTATTTGTGTGAGGCGCTGATTGTGAGGAATGAAAGAAATCATGTTCGGTAGACCATGATAAGCCGCCACCAGATGTTGATAGAACTCGCACACCCTATAGAAAACCGTATATGCGCTTATATTTGAAGTTGAAGTTGAGGTTGAGGTTGAGCCGAGTCAAACTCAAATCGAATGGGAGAATATGTCATAAAAGACTCTTACAAAGATCATTGTCGTTGTTTATTTGCAACTCAAAGTTTTGACATAATGTCTATCTCGTTTGTAAAAAATTTACtattaataaatataataaaatgaaCCAAGTGTGGTGCTGAGTCTTCCGGTTAAACTAGATTACAgttatttttacaaaaataaaatcagagaAATTTAGTAGGTATCACAATTAGTTAATGGCATAAATGCCAATTTGCACctcaaatttggctgaaattgtcaatttgcaccgcgaacttgcatttgggtcaatttacctcctaaacttggtaaaaattgccgatttacaccccgaacttgtatttgagtcaatttacctcctaaacttggtaaaaattgccgatttgtaCCCCATCTGtcaaatttaactgtttctatccaattttgcgtcacatgtcatgcatttaaggggtagtattgtcattatatatttattcatattgaataatgaaataaattaataaaattacttaagaggaacacttgctacaatgtttattttttcgaaacatgttattgatttatatatttattattttatgtgatatggtatgttaaaaaatattagaaaaaatataaataaatacattgaaaattaaaaataaatgtgtgttccgagagaattactattctaccattgtgtgtgtcttagccttattaggttttctgttagagatcgattcgcatctctgtaatagattaggactccgaatcctacgagattgtggttatgtaatgcttatatattggcctcattatcaatcaataaacggttacgttctgttctattacgtcgttattattctcgttttgttcatcctccaacaatgtgtacatataaaaatatatttatacacaacacactatatttgaatgggtgggtatattgaatatataattcaaaatagggttaagtaggtagaaaaaaagatgtaaataaataatttgattaacaaaataatcctcattgtaaagaatatttttattttttttagaaaaatataaatatataatgacaatactaccccttaaatgcatgacatgtgacgcaaaattggatataaacagttaaatttaacggatgtggtgcaaatcggcagtttttaccaagtttatgaggtaaattgactcaaatgcaagttcgggatgcaaattgacaatttcagccaaatttagagtgcaaatcggcatttatgccttagTTAATTCATCAACAGAAAAATGAATCAGATCAGACatagagaaaataaatttcAATCAATTGAAACAGAATTAAAAGACAGAGAAATGGATCAAATACCGATtcacccgacccgacccgaaccGACCCGagtttatatatagtttggTAGACTCTGGGAAGAGAAAGATTCAGGACAAGCGAGATTAAAACAAAGTGGGAGTTGAAGAGTGAGAGCTCAAGCAATGCCAAGGTAGGTAGCTATAAACCTTCACTCCCGCTCTAACCATTTCTGCATAAAAAAACCAACTGAATCacgatttgaatttgatttgattcGCAGAGCGGGGCCGTATAATCGGCAGCATGGGAAGCAAGTCGGAGGAGGAAGTGTCAAGGCCAAGATTGTCAAGCTACTCCTCGTCGTCGTTGTCCTCTTGATCTGCACCGTTTCCTTGCTCTttacctcctcctccaccaatggCGCTGCTTCTGGATCTGCCTACCGCTCTCAGGTTAGCTTTGATTTCGGAATTGCCGTCTGTTTTTACGGTTCCCGTGGACGAACTCTAATGCGATGCTGTTATAGGAAAGTTGGATTGGTGAT
This is a stretch of genomic DNA from Argentina anserina chromosome 4, drPotAnse1.1, whole genome shotgun sequence. It encodes these proteins:
- the LOC126791237 gene encoding tubulin-folding cofactor B, whose product is MASLLQKIETDESVLLRVTHSNLKTFSAEIRFSLQSSVEAVKDKLWRKCGTSVNSMSLHLYDDANTKLADLDDNSRPLGFYSPLDGFRLHVIDLDPSSVTSGGWLEDTSLVEKYTISQEAYEKRDGTFRKFKDRLGSKNTSAPDNKIPDNYMEDLCANIKVGDRCQVEPGDKRGIAKFVGQAESLAPGFWVGVQYDEPLGKHDGMVKGTRYFNCPPLHGAVVRPDKVKVGDYPERDPFEEDEI